The Alosa alosa isolate M-15738 ecotype Scorff River chromosome 11, AALO_Geno_1.1, whole genome shotgun sequence sequence CATTTTGTCTGAAAAGTTTTTAGATACGTGGTATTGTTGGTCAGATTTAAGTTTGTGGAAATGTAGTAACACTGCACCAAAGCAGTGTCTGTTTTCGTCTGAGGAAAGTTCTGGTGTGTATCGGCTTTACTTAGTGCTCAGCGGAATCGCGGGAGAGTAGACACACGACCTCACTGCTCAAATATTTCGGAGTAGGTTAACACTTGCATGTAAACAACGTACAATGCCACCGTTTTGTTGCAGTAACGTTAACAGTAAAGTCTTTAGGTTCGAATAATGTAAATGTTAGCGGGACGACAGCTATCACAACCAGTTAACGTTAACAGTTATCCTAATGTACCTCAATATTAAGAAAATATCCTGTTTGGCAGATTAAAGATAAAATTGAGAAAAGCGGCCTTTTGTCCGTGTTATTGGAAAAAATTATAACTGAGTGCAATGGGTGTGGCATGTCTACAGCACGATGAAGGTACATTCCACAGATATTGACAACAGTGTACCTGTGCAATGAGAGAAAATCTAGTTTGACAACTACGTACACTGAACCCGCTGTCAGAGAAGCAAATCATTTTAGGGGTTGCATGGTCATTAATTTGGGATGATTCGATGTCTTGGCCTTTCTGATCTCACCAGAGTATGAACTGCTGTGCATTGCGTTGTGCATTGTTTTTCTTATATATATGTTAAGTGTTTGCTCATGTATTCTCTTATGCCTGTCAGTGCCTGTTTGTGGGTGAATCAGAATGGGAGACAAGCCAATTTGGGAACAAATAGGATCCAGCTTCGTCCAGCACTACTACCAGTTATTTGACGCAGACAGGACCCAGCTCGGAGCAATATATGTGAGTTTGGATATTTATGTCCAAgtggtgtgtttttgttgtgtcaGCTGAAGATGCTATTACAATATTTTTTGCCATTACATTTTCACAGCTTTCAGAGCTTTCTTTCccattctctccttctttctcaaaTTTTGGCCACATTGGCATTCAGGGAGAAGCACACTCATATTGTCTTCCTGAATGAATAGAAATGTTTTTCACCAATTTCCTGTATTACCAAGTAGGGCTGGCCGATATAGCAAATTCATTCAATTGATGATTACAGATTCTTTAACAGTGTGAAAAATGCAGAAATGGCCAAATTGAGAAGTGCTTCCTCTGCTGTCACTCAAATGATAGCAAAAGAAGTTGTCCGCAATTTTTTGCCCAAGGAAGCAGCCGCAGAGTTATGGGTAACGGTCAGCATCGAGGATGCATCAATGCTGCCTTTCAAACTAGGTTACGGGAATATATTGAAGGCATattagaggagaggaaagagagatcgATATGTTTCAAATGATCTTTGACTCCTCACTGTCCTGTTAAACACCTTCCTGATGTAGCATTTTGCTAGCCTGGCTagtgccaccacttctcaacgagacgtggtctgggaaccaaacgttcattttctcgtatttgaaaaaaatgcccagatccatttattgggtgccacggatgtctatcaaatgtgtctgtgcataggtcatcatcgtcttgctttcccccctgttctgtgattggttccctatctcaggcgaaaatttgctccatggtctccaggctgccttagcagcgtgaatcaaatcgcgcgcaaggcagcatgcgaacacccaggctagcatTTTGCCCCCATTCGAACGGACCTGGCATTGGTGGTGGGGTGAAAGTGTTTCTTCCTGTCGTATCCATAGCAAACAATTCTCAGTCCTTGATCGGGTCCTTCATATTAAGCACACGAGCATTTTGTCTGACCTTCTCCAGCGTTGCAGAGTATCACCATGTGACACAACATTGAAATATTGTGGGAGCAAGATGTCTGCAGCAGTCAGACTCCACCCTTCCTCCATGATGGCAAAACATCATTCATTGGATGGAATCCTTGATGACAAAAATGCTTCCTTATgaacatgaaatgaaatgaaatggggATTGTAGTTTAACGGCTTCACTTCACTCCATTTGAAGGTATTTGCGTAAATTCTAAGAAAAGGCTAGCAGTTGCAAAACCAGCACGGATATAGCTGTGCCAAATGCTAATAACAGATTTAGCAAAGGTGTATCAGTGTGGGGAGTATTTGCTGCAGCTGCTATGATATTTTAGTTAATCTAATTGGCGATTGCGGAGCAAAGGGTGCGTGGGTAGGTCCTGTAAGCAGTGGTGACACAACAGCTGAAAGGGCTGAATAGCGGGACATTATTGTACCTGTCCTCTTTACCTGGGTAGAGGTCTGTGTACCTGTAATGGAAACAAGCCAATTATCTCTTTTATGCAAAACCCTTTCAGTGACATAAACGCCATTATAACACAAAAGAAGAAATATGCTTACAGCTGTCCCATTTAGTTTTTGTGACCCCCGTTTTGAGAACAGTCCTTTTGTTTTTCAACAATGAAAAAGCAGGCATGCAAACTACTCACCTTTCGGCGAAATTCGCCGTTTTGAATCCAAAATGACTGACTTACGTGGTTTGTGCAGAACCGATGAGAAAATATTTAGGGGGGGGTGTCAACGTGAGCTGAGTTTACTATTGTGCAGACGCAAACACATCTTGGTGTTGCCAGAGCGCAAATTTCAGCAACGAATGTTAGGCTATGTGCGTTTACTAAACATCAATGGAAGCTTGTTGCTGCAGAGGCAACGTGAACAGAACGCTCGCGCAGGTATAGCCTCCTTTTGTGAGCGCAGATAGGCCTAGATGcgtctgaaatgtcagctggaatgTGAGCACGGCGAGGAGAGGTGCCTAGAgatgtcacaggtgggctagttGAAACTTTCAACTTCTGTTAGCAAAAGACGTTGAGATTAGCGGTTTTGGTGGTTTTGTTTTAAAGTTGTTAAAGTTAGCGATATGAGACAGAAATATAGACACAACGAGTTAATTTGATGAATAGGTTACGTGCTGTACTTGGTCTAGATCGGcaaaaggtgaagcaaataCACAGACCTTATTAGTatagcaaaggctaatgtgaatGACCTAAAGACTTAAATGTCTCCTAAACTGGGCTGTGCAAAACGTTTAACTCTTTAattattcacattagcctttgctatACTGATCTTTGCTATACTGATCTTGCTCAGAGACATGTCTTTAAGAAACGTTCAGTGACCTGATCTGAAGTAGCCTGTGCCTATAGGGCTACAGtttaacatgtaggctacagtttatgtaggctacagtttaaCATGTAGTGTAAACACTATTCACACAACACAACTTTATTGGTTGGTTAAACAAACTAACTAGCACAATGCCACAATCTGTAAGTAACCTAGGCTGCAGGATAACACTTGTTATGAAACAGTGTGCCCTCCACAACACAcccactcccctctcccccaACATTATAAATCaattgcaccatattgctatttagcatagtaatgttatacaccatttgaaagcttggacaCTGGGAATCCATATATGACAacctttttcatgtacaatctgtatagtgctttacattgtcagattaatcttactatgtctcaattaaattgtaTCAAAttgccctcctccccctccggtgcttccctaccttctagctgcagtgtgtaTCCTCATCAATAAGATAGATGCAGCAAATTGGGTATTGAAATAGTCACAGGAATCCATATTTTTATCCAATAtttgttgtgcagatgtataatCCATCTTATCCAcacccattgaaccaacaaagaaaatgcaaagacatttctgtaattattccatagtgtagtcattccatcTTAACCTCTGACAGACAATCCAAATAGTCCAGAAACCACACAGTAAGGCTTTTATTttagtatgcattttgggtaaccaaaagtcctatggggagtttccattgggcattttacaaaacgcatgggcataccttagcaaataatggtctaaatgactcatttttcattttattttgatctacttttgcacacggcttcacaagacctggtctAGACACAAAAATGCCCATTCCATAggaagttaaaacatttcaaatcgaTTTTACAAATTAGTCTAGTCTACCCTATTTTATATAATGTTAGTCTGAAATAGTGTGTGTCTCAAGCAAGTTTCACCTGGTTTGGTTCAACAAATATTCAAACTGATCATCTTTATTCTAATACTATGCCTACTATGTCTTCATGTCCAATAGGCCTGAAATCTTCAGAAATGTCTGAACTTCAGgcacagagaaaaaagaaagaaagaaaactcctGTAGATTGcttaggaggagaggagggccatGCTGAAGCATGCTGCCAAACAGTGCAACGGGCCCCTCACACTTAAGGAGAAATAGGAGAAGacacttttttttatattcACTTATTTTTTATCATACATATGATATTTTTGGCCACAACAATTTTTTTAGTGATTTtatagtttgttttctttgtaaaTCTCTGGTTTTGGGCCATTTCATACTCTGTGGAAGCTATGCACTATTGTCACTTCCCCTGACCAGTTTGCATGCCTGAAAATGAATGCACAATGTACACCTGATCTCTCATGAGACACTGGTAGGAAAGGGAACAAGGTGCTAGAATGCACAAATGTTTAAGGAATACCTTGATTTTATCTGTGATTTCTGCAATAGTGGCACTAAACTTTTTTGGTCTATTCTGTGCAAAACATGGGCGACATATGGCCCGTAAACTACTTTTAATCAAGCCCGCAGCATCTTCCACTGTGTTCTGTATGCAAGTGATGAGtctaaatgtagcctactgctataAACCTTTATTGAACAGAGGCTACTGTCTACAATTGATAAAAGTGCTAAATAAACATTACTCCTCATCACTGTCCTTATATGACCGGTTAAGCGATAGCACAGCACTTGACAATCAGTGAAATTTAAATGGAAATGGCAAATAATAGTAAAGTCGACTTTTGAAGACATCTTAGTGTTGTGTGATCAGTTAGTTCAAATGTAATATGCTTAAATATGCTTAATTCACCAATAATTAATTGCTGTCTTCTAAGAATGCAACTTAGTATGCTTTATATTGAAATGTCTGTTAAGTTATACCACAAACTTGTCCTCATGCACGAGAGGGAAAGCCttgacattttgtaaataatacAATGCAATGTCTCTTAAGCATTTTTTTAACCGTTTCTTTGGTAAATGATAGAATTAGGGGTGATACATTCTACATAAATGTCTTGTAGCCTTTAAAGGTGTAGTCAGCAATTGCAcatgatttcaagcccatacaaTTTTGTCACATTCCATTATCATCTCTCACAACCTATTCCTGCTCATTCCAgaagtacactgtaaaaagaacggtctctgtaggcagcccaggctccgaaaactaGAAGCAAACAAAGTGGAGGCAGCCTGTACCCCAAACAAAGACGAAACCCTGCAGGGAGTTTGTCTGGGTATACTGTAGAGAGGGATGAGCTAATGTGCGTTGGTTGGGGAAAAAGAGCGTATTAAGCGTTTACTAATACATTTACAGGGCTTAAAGTGTTCAGGCGTGGGCTTGGCTGATGAAGATTTGAAAATAGTCAATAGGCTTGTAGGACTGACATCTTGAAACAATTTGAGAACTTCAGGCTCAGAAATGTTTTATGCTTTAAGCCCTGCAttttgttgctaggttacggggaccctggcgagacacgccgctccgtctggcatcatgtttttgtttgttattatgtaatgttcgtaattttatgtaatgttctgttaactttttgtatttatttttctagtTAAATGTAATCCCTCTTTATTCCTGTTATTTTCGAtcgtttttgtgttattcttagtccttttttctGATTAACAAACTCTGCTGACACCATCAACGtcaagttaacgttaaccagcttCCATTGGGCTGATGAGCGCCTTGGCTAGCCTGCCTTATGTCTCTGAAGTCCCTCATCCATCCGTGACGCTGCACATCCAATGTCTGGACAGAGGGATTGCTCAGCAAGGGTGCCTAACGTTAATCTGCAAGAGATCTGCAGCTGCCACGACCACCGAGCTGCGGCTGACATGCGAGCTGGCATGCTAGCATCTACCGTTAGGTGCCTGGAGTCTTGATTGAATGCTAAGGAACTCTGATGACAGCGTCAACCATGAGACCACAAACAACAAACGGTCGCTGTCTAGGACCACCGAGCTGATAATCAGCAGGGTTGCCCATCACAAATTCGGACTGTCTTGTTcttccagtgctctccagacAGCCAGTGAATTCTCCGGGTTGGTCAGTTATAAAGAACGTTGTTGGCGTTGCATCGGTTGCATACAGCTGTGCGCCGTTTTCACGAGGGTCATCATTgtccttggacattttcagctggtttggaaattggactaatttaacatgatttttttttttttttttttaaattgattttctttattgatttatttttttgtctgtcttgtatgtcttggtgtcacgggtacgctggcgaatacgccgctccgtccggcatcttttgtgtttgttattttttaaatgtatggcatcttttgtctttttgttatgtgttttgtttgtggagcgctttgggttgcactctgtgcatgttaaatgcgctttaaaaataaaacttgacttgacttgcattTAAACCCAAACAAGCGCGACTTCCAGCTCAAacactgactgcacctttaagacaAATGGCAAATCTTGGGAGGGGGGGTCCTTTGTTttgccatatcgcccagccctagatTCATTAATTATGCTCACAGAGTTGTCATCGATCCTAATGACAAGTGTCTGTCTAAGTTATATATGTCTCAGTAGACCTTACTTTAGCAGCCAAACTCAAAACTCTCCTTGGTTTATGTCTTTCAGAACATACCCCCTAGATGCCCTTTAAAGTAACAAACCAGTTTTGACAAGCATTCAACTGAGGAACTTTTTGAGCCTGCAGGGTCCCTTATCCGGGGATGAACAGTGACCGCACTGGTGTCCATCTGCTATGCGTCACACAGAATGCTAACAGCACATTTTTGTATTGTAGCAGCAAAAACATGGAGAACTTTCTCTTTAGAAATAGCAGTACAAAGCATCTGCCACAGGCATTCAACATATCTCTGCCTGTTTGACACTGTCTCTTGAGCTCCCCATCTAAAGATGGATTTTATTCATTGTGACTTGGAGCCACAATTTGCTCTGATGGGAGGCTAACATATGCTGATGGCTAACATCTTGACCATCACATGCCCTCAAAACATGTTCTCATGCATAGAttgcattatttttttgtagccATCATATCACAGTACTTGACTAATATGTACTAATATCACTTGACAATCACTCCAGTCCCAAAATGGGGTCATTGTGAGAGAAAAGTCATACTAGGAAGAGACTGATTCTCTTCCTGTGGCCATGTGGAATTGTTGGCAAAATTGGTAATTCAACTAGTTATATAGTTCACACCTCATTCTGGGTGTGAACAATATGGCCCTGTggttggctcattcagcattccTCTTCCTCTTATCTTTTCTAGATTGATGCATCATGCCTTACGTGGGAGGGACAGCATTACCTTGGGAAAGCAGCAATTGTCGAGAAGCTCTCTGTAAGTCTGTAAAATCACTTCATCCTGTTATTCCTGTAAATTCCTTGCTGTGAAAATTTGATTTTGAGCTGTGGAAATGACttgcctcttttttttctctccccccagAGTCTGCCTTTCCAAAAAATCGCTCACAGCATAACTGCACAAGACCACCAGCCCACTCCTGACAGCTGTATATTGAGTATGGTAGTAGGACAACTAAAAGTGAGTGgcatctgtgtgcatctgtgttgcCGTATGTGTATCTCAGTTACTGATACCTCTCTAGGTTTAGCTTCCAGGGCCTTGGAAAGTTTAGCACTGAGGCCAGCATGTCCCATCACCATATCAGTGCTTgtttataaaaaagaaaaacaaattagTTCTGTAGTGACAGTTTGTCTGTACATTTTAAAGTCTTTAATTTTGGATGCTCTTAAATGTCTTTTATGTGTTTAGCAGCTCGCCAAAGTGACATCATCTTACGGCCTcattacaccaaacaactttgacaagatttgggaaagattcttaaaagattggagtcttttgagtaaagcttgaatggggggcattagtgaaaagactacaatctttcaagaatctttcccaaatcttgtcaaagttgtttggtgtaaggtggccattagGCGCCTTTCCACTATAGGAATTCTAGGGTTGGTTCAGTGGTTCAAATGTTAACAGGAATGGTCCCTTTTGTCTTTCGGTTATTTGCTATAGTGGGTGAACTACCTGACCTACACATTGATGGCTATGTGTGAAGCTAGTTGGATAAGAAGTTAAACTGCCCAGCAAGCTTGCACAAATTTGTGAAGGCACCTAGATTCTGTCAGGTGTACCATACGTTGAAAGTTGTGGCAAATGCACTATTTTAACCACTAGAGATGCACAAACAAAAGGCAGCTGAGGAACGTGGTCTAAATTCAAACACATTTTAGGAATTAATCGGGGCCACTCGCCAGGGTAAAGGGGCTGGATTGGATTATTGAAAATTGGttggatttatttttttcttgccATGGTGAAAGGATTTTGCAATGGTGGGCTGCCACAAAAATTCTTGGCAGCATGAAAACTGGGATTCATGGCAGGCATCAATTACTTGATGAATAAATGAAGATACCAGCATTATGTTACAATGATTAACATCTATATTGACAGCTGATGTTTTGCATACATATTCAGTTAGTGACCGTGACCTTCAGACACTACTTCAGTAAAATGTAATTACCTTGTTTTGAAATTGGCACTTATCTCCCACATTTTCATCTCTGCAAATGCCACCTTGTCAGGGCTCAACGTTAACTTTTTAAAGTGGTTAAAAGTGGTTGCCAGCTTGGCAACCAGGCATGAGGTTTTGTTTGCCAAAGCTAACCAAATCTGGTTGCCACTTGTAACAATTTGGTAGCCAAGGGCAACCAAGCAACCAGGGCAACCTGCACTTAGTTGTTTCAGAGCCACACAGATTTTAATTCCCCGGATTTATTTCTCCCCTGCAAGTGTCAGCAACTGCTCTGCACAAAGGTTGTAGTTCCTGTAGTGGAAAACGGCCTCTTGTTATGTATTAGATTAGTACCCTGTACTAGGTTCTTTTTACTGTGAACACTCCAAGATATCACTATCTTTTTCTGAACCCTGTAACTGTAAGTTGCGTGCCCAGGCGTAGTTTTGAAACTACCCGATTAGTATTCTGGAGACAAACCATTGAAACTGGACTAGACAAGACATTGGTActtgtgttaaaataaacacaaaagatGTATTTGAAATAAATATCATGTCTTAACTACATGGTCTCTTGTACTCGACCAACCAAAGCTTTGTTATTTTCCTGGCACATTTCTTGACCAGTTTTTCCTAATTTAGTGTTTTTCTACACTTCATGATCTATGATGTTTATGTATTTAAACATCATGTTTAGCCTTGGTCTCCTCACAGATTACTCTGAGTAGGCATGCTACAGTCCTTTGGTATATTGTGTCTCTCAGGCAGACGATGACCAGATCTTGACCTTCCATCAGACCTTCATGCTGAGACAATTCAGCAATATCTGGTTTTGCACCAATGAAGTCTTCAGGCTTGGCTTGCACAACCTTTGACATTTGACCATTTCCGGTTACACAACCTTGTCCCTCCTACAGACTTCTAATAACTATCATCTGTAAGGACCTGTGGGCTGTTTCGAGATGTGATTGGGCTTTTACTAATCCTACACTAGACTGGCAGTTATGAGCTGTAGGCTAATTTGAGCTGTAGGGGTTTTGTATGCTTGCATTGAGTTGTGCATGATTTGCACAGATTATTATTGAATATATCGGCCATTCCATGGCAAATTCGATAAAGTGGTTTTGTaccatctcagattttgttAAAATCATGTCAATATCATGAATGGGTCCCAAAACCAGtgcctgaaaaatatttttccaAACACCATGTCTTCTTATTTCTTAGCCCTTGATATTTCAGTTCAGCCTGAAAAACACATTATCTGTGAAGCCATTTTTGGGCATTGATATCTTGAAAAGTATTATTCATTACTGACCAAACTTAGTCGGAACgaacacaaacatgttctcTTAAAGTGATCATAGAATGTCAAAACGAGTTTACCTTGGCATAGTTTAATAATGGCAGTTTGGTATGTaaaataaacatacagggaACCTAAAAATCCCATTGTCACCTCCCTTGTATGGTAATCTCACAACTTGAAACTGCTGCTGTAAAACATGCGAATCGCAATGAAGCTAATGGATGACGACAACTCGGGGTGGCTGCACCTTATTTGGCTCTTGTCTGTACCTTTGTAATCCCCTGAAATTTACATACATACCAGCCCACTTCCAGCTTCACGCAGCTACTTCACCAGAACTTCAGTAGTAGGCTAGATGGTCCAAGGCGGCCTTCATTTGTTTGGCTTTTTAATGCTTGGATCTTGTGAAAGTTAGCGAGATATAGACACTGTGCATTCTAAAAAAGCCTTAATTGTAATCCCGAAACACGTCTAAAATGTTGTGTGAGCCAACTACTGACGTTGGtaagctagcaagctaactacacTCCACTGTTTTGAATGGACACATCTCATGAATCCAAACATCGACAACCTAAGACTAGCAgggtagctacaccagacgtgatggcttacgttcgaaaaaaatagaccagccttctaaaatggattttacatattgcgaacagaacgcttcagttacgcagCTGGGGGTGGCAGGTTCAGTCCTGAACTGGTAGGGAAAGTTGGTGGGGGGAGTGATTGAACTGCATTCGCCCACGTCCATGGTGGagatgcccttgagcaaggcacctaacccccaactgctccccCGGGCACCAAATcaagggctgcccactgctccgagtgagtgtgtgctcctagtgagctcactgctcctagtgtgtgtgtgtgtgtgttaggggtgtgcATTGGCACTGCCCTCACAATTCAATTCGATTACGATTCACCAGGTAACGATTCGATTCTACGATGCATTGCAATGCATCAAAATTCTACTGCACACAACAAGGCCAATTTTGAGGTCATGAGGCAATACAAGCAGTCAGATATTGAACAACAGATTTTATTGGCTGCTGTGTGTATTATCATTCTCCTGTATCTTTGACATAaatatcattaaataaaataaaattgaatggTACAGGGTATTGGATATGGCATTTTAATaagtttaataatttaaacacattgtaaaacttaaagcccaaatttggagacatccatgcatgtcgaaatttgctgcaaattcaaaacgggattactctggaacggctaattgtacaggggactgctttataCCTTTCTGTTCGGTAAGGTCAGCTGTTTTTTCTGATGTATGGTTTATGTGTtttgaacgaagggttcgtgaagtatccCACCGATATGAacgggtagggagatgggcgcagaaccttcagtagaatttttgattaaattgaattatattatttacttttctcatgaaccgttcaccacagcaattaacagctaacattgtttaaagggacaccaggcaagcctgatgctttttctctacgaaactcccccttgcTCGGTCtaaagctcttttgcttttctttgcgtcttccgtcaagggttttcgctgcttcttcgccggctctgccattatacacacgtttgcaacaatctatagcgtttcgttagcctgcctctgtgctgtaaactgatcctgcttcggttggcgggtaggatacaccgaacttgcaa is a genomic window containing:
- the nutf2 gene encoding nuclear transport factor 2 produces the protein MGDKPIWEQIGSSFVQHYYQLFDADRTQLGAIYIDASCLTWEGQHYLGKAAIVEKLSSLPFQKIAHSITAQDHQPTPDSCILSMVVGQLKADDDPIMGFHQSFILKKMNDAWVCTNDTFRLAIHNFG